A genomic region of Colletes latitarsis isolate SP2378_abdomen chromosome 7, iyColLati1, whole genome shotgun sequence contains the following coding sequences:
- the LOC143343428 gene encoding uncharacterized protein LOC143343428, protein MRSLILVCCITVVTLGSENDEWVWKGNAQNSRLEIGSYRYQVNENLEDLDNSRPFTGFRPQNPGPYGPYSRPIVPATYPGNKEVLVGPGGPTAIVKRPPYNGGIDDGALNVGYVPPWIKNDPRYQEYDVCRCRYSFDCPSFGLQFGSCSKSKNYCCFSSKKYPALVLRPPGVERLPSYQSPSNKYGPATLTQSPNYNGNRRPQVSFNAGNYYFLGENVNFYPKPNSNPYQRPNGNPYRRPHSKPYDQSYDYDQNYDYDDFDDVYGRSSRKNQTETESNSS, encoded by the exons atGAGGTCGTTGATCCTCGTCTGTTGCATCACCGTCGTCACGTTGGGCTCCGAAAACGACGAATGGGTTTGGAAGGGCAACGCGCAGAACAGCAGACTCGAGATAGGAAG TTATAGGTACCAGGTAAACGAGAACCTGGAAGATTTGGACAACAGTCGGCCTTTTACAGGATTTAGACCACAAAATCCTGGACCTTACGGTCCTTACAGTAGACCCATTGTGCCAGCAACGTATCCTGGCAACAAAGAGGTTCTTGTCGGTCCTGGTGGACCAACGGCCATTGTAAAAAG ACCACCCTATAATGGAGGTATCGACGATGGCGCTTTGAATGTTGGTTATGTACCCCCATGGATCAAAAACGACCCTCGATATCAAGAATATGACGTTTGTAGATGCAGATACAGCTTCGATTGTCCATCATTCGGACTACAGTTT GGATCTTGCTCGAAGAGTAAGAATTATTGCTGCTTCAGCAGCAAAAAGTACCCAGCGTTGGTTCTTAGGCCACCCGGAGTAGAGCGGCTTCCATCGTACCAG AGTCCATCCAATAAGTATGGACCAGCGACCTTGACGCAGTCACCAAATTACAACGGTAATCGAAGGCCCCAAGTAAGTTTCAACGCTGGGAATTACTATTTCCTAGGGGAGAACGTGAACTTCTATCCAAAACCTAACAGCAACCCCTATCAAAGACCCAACGGCAATCCTTATCGGAGACCTCACAGCAAACCTTACGACCAGAGTTACGATTACGACCAGAATTACGACTACGACGACTTCGACGATGTTTACGGTCGATCCTCGAGGAAGAATCAAACGGAAACCGAGTCGAACTCATCTTAG